CGCCGGTTGCGCCACGGCGCCGGCCGCCGCCGGCGCGCTCGGCTGCGCCACCGGGCGACTGCGCCGCGCCTGGATGCGGCGCCAGATCAGCACCGTGGGCGCGGCCACGAACATCGAAGAGTAGGTTCCGACCACCACGCCGATCATCAGGCTCAGCGCGAAGGTCTTGATCGACGAGGTGGAGAAGAGGTAGATCGCCAGCACCGCCACCAGGGTGGTGACCGAGGTGATCAGCGTACGGCTCAGCGACTGCGTGATGCTGGTATTGATGACCAGCTCCGGGGCGGCGTCGCGCATCAGGGTGTCGTTCTCCCGGATGCGGTCGAAGATCACGATGGTATCGTTGAGCGAGTAGCCGACGATGGTCAGCACGGCGGCGATCGTGGCGGTGCTGATTTCGAGCTGCAGCGTGCCGAGCACGCCGAGCATGATCGCGATGTCGTGGATCAGGGCCAGCAGGGCGCCGACCGCGAAGGCGGCGCGGAACCGGAACAGGATGTACACGAAGATCAGCGCGAACGCCACCGTGATCAGCCACACCGCCTGCTCGCCGAGCAGGCGTGAGAAACTGGGGCCGACGAAGTCGGTCTGCTGGATGGTGATGCGGTCGGCGCCGAACGCCGCCGCCAGCAACTCGAAGATGCGCGCCTCGGTGGCCTGCTGATCCGGCTCGCCGGCTTCGTCCACGACCAGGTCGGTGCGCACGATGTAGCGCTGTTCGCCCGGGGCGCCGGTGGCTTGCAGCGAAGTACGGATCGGCTCGAACGCCGCGCGTACCGCCTCGATCGGCGCTTCCCCCGGTGCGCCGGGATCGAGGTAGCCAAGCACCAGGGTCTGCCCCGCCTCGCGAAATCCCGGTGCCTGCAACTGCTCCGCCGGCGTCGCCGGAGGCGCGGCAAGCTCGACCTCGACGCCGGGAATGGTACGCAGTTCGTCGGCGATGGCGCCGATGGTCGAGAACTCGTCGAAATCGAGCACGCGCCGCCGCGCGGTGCCGTCCTGCGCCCACTGCACGGTCAGAAACCCGGCACGCCCAAGCAGGGGATCGGGCGGCGTCAGCTCCGGCTCCAGGCCGGCGCCGCCGTCGCTGATCGCCAGCGCTACCGGAGCGACCTGAAACTGCTGGGCCACGCCGCCGCTCAGGTCCACGCTCAGATTCACGCCACCGCGCAGCATCGTCGCGACGATACCGGCCACGATCAGCGCCGCCGAAAGCACCGCCATCTGCGCGCGCAGGTTGGTAAACGGGATGACACGCTTCATCAGGCCGCCTCCCCCGCGGGTCCGAGCCCGGCGCGGCGTCGCCAGTCGATGCTGAGCCGCTCCACGTGCAGGGTCTCGGTGAAGAAGTCGAAGATCAGCCGCGACACCACCAGGGCGGTGAACATCGACGACACCACGCCGACCGACAGCGTCACGGCAAACCCCTGGATCGGCCCGCTGCCGAGTTGCGACAGCGCGATGGCGGCGATGAAGGTGGTGATGTTTGCGTCCATGACGGTCCAGAACGCCTTGCCGAATCCGGCGGTGACGGCGGCGGAGGCCGACTTGCCGAGGCGGTACTCTTCCTTGATGCGCTCGAAGATGATGACGTTGGCATCGACCGCCATGCCGACGGTCAGGATAACGCCGGCGATGCTCGGCAGCGTGAGGGTGAAGTTGAACACGCTCAGCACCGAGACCAGGAAGAACAGGTTGAGGACCAGCGCCAGGTCGGCCACCAGGCCGGCGCCCTTGTAGTACACGAGCATGAAGATCAGCACCGCCGCCATGCCGAGGGCGATCGAGTTGAGCCCGGTGCGGATGGCGTCCTCTCCCAGCGATGCGCCGATCGCCTGCTGGCTGAGAATATCGAGCGGCACCGGCAGGGCGCCGGTCTCCAGCACCAGCGCCAGGTCCTCCGCCTCGCTCTGGGTGAATCCGGTTACCTGCACCTGGTTGCGGATCGGTTCCGAGATCGTCGCAGCCGCCTTGACCCGGTCATCGAGCACCACGGCCATCACGTTGCCGACGTTTTCGCTGGTCAGCTTGAAGAAGATGTCGCCGCCCTCGCCGGTGAGGTTGAAGATCACGGTCGGTTGCTGGGTAATCGGATCGCGGCTCACCTGTGCCTGCTGGATGTAGGAACCCTCCAGGCCGATCTCGTCGTTGATCACCGTGTATCCGAGCAACTGGTCAACGCCGTACGCGTCCTTCTCGTAGCGTCCGCGCAGCACGGTGCCGGCGGTTAGGATGGTGTCGTCGCGCGGCTGCCCGTCGGGACCGAGAAAGCTGCCCGGGTTCTCCGCCTGGTAGCGCCGAAACCGCGCCAGTCCCTCGGTATCGACGATGTGGAAGTTGAGCCGCCCCTTGCCGAGGATGAAGCTGCGCATTCGTTCCGGGTCGGGCGCGCCCGGCATCTCGACGACGATCTGGTTGTCGCCGCGCTGACGAATCTGCGGCTCGGTAACGCCGAACTGGTCGATGCGGTTGTTGAGCACCTCCAGGGCGCGCCGCAACGCACGATCCTCCTCCACGGCGCTGAGCGTTGCGCCGGTCTGCGCGCTGAGGCTCTCCAGGTCGGGTTCGATCACCACGTACATGCCGCCGCTCAGATCGAGGCCGAGCTGAATGCTGCGCGAGCGCAGGTCCTTCAGCGCCAGCAGTTCGGAACGGTGATGGTCCTCCATGGCGACGAAGGTCTCGCCTTCGCTCGGAAACACGTTGACCACGGTTGCGACGTCCCAGGTGCGCGGCACGTCGCGCCGTTCCACGCGCAGGCGCTCGCGCGCCGCCGGCACCAGGTAGCCGAGGTCGTCGGGCACCGGATCGCCGGGGTCGTTGCGTGCCAGTTCGATCAGCCGGTTCAGATCCTCGTCGGCGCGCTGCCGCGCCAGCACGCGGATCTGCTCGCGGGAGGCGTTGGCCTCGCGGCGCTGATCGCCGGTCAGGATCAGGTACCAGCGCACGGTCGGGGTAAGGAACCACACCGCTACCGCAACGAACGCGAGAATGAGGATCAGTCTGAGACGTTTGGTCATGGTTCGTTACACGCGCCGCGAGCGCGTCCTACGACTGCTCCTTGTCCTGCGAGGCAGGCCGCGACTCGCCCTGACGCTGCTCGATGATGCTGGTGATCGACGCCTTGGCGAACTCGATCTTGGTGGCGTCGTCCACCTTGACGGTGACCGCGTCCTCCTTGACCGCGGTCACCACGCCGCGAATGCCGCCCGAGGTCTGTACCCGGTCGCCCTTCTTGAGCTGCGCCAGCATCGCCTTGGTTTCCTTCTGACGGCGGTTCTGCGGCCGGATCACCAGGAAGTAGAAGATCATGATGATCAGGCCAAAGGTGACCAGCATGGTGGCGAGCTGGCCACCGGCGGCGCCGCCGCCGGCGTCGAACTGCAGAAGAGCGAGCATGTTGAAAGCGGTATCGTTCATGTGGGTGTGTCCTTCGCCAATTCCTTATTGCGCCCAATCTCTTGCGGGCGGACGGCCGGCGCGTGCAACGGCAGCGGGGGCCGAACCTACCACGCGGAGGGCGTGGCGGTCAAACCAAAGCCGCCTTTCGGGCACGCCGGGAAGCCCCTTCACGAGTTCGCCAGGGGTGGCATCGTCACGCCACCACCACCCGCTTGATGTTGTCCGGCACACCGTACACGCCGAACAGTTTGCGCAGATCCTCCACCGAGCTGGGCTGGCCGGAGATCCGCTCCATCGCCGCCCGCACCAGTTCCAATTCCTCCGCCTTGCCGGAAAACTCGGCCGAACAGAACGCGGCCTTGTAGAGCCCCTGCTCCAGGAGCCCAGCAGTCCCGAGCTTGCCGTAACGGCGCCGTTGCTGGCCGTGCACCACGGCCTTGTCTCCATCGTAGCCTATGACAAACAGAAAGTCTGCTCGATTCACCGGTGTGCCGTCCCTCAAGCCCGGACCCCGCTCCGCGCACCCCCTCCAGGCGAGCAAAAGGGGTCGGGCAAGCAAAAGGGGCGCTGCCCTTCGGTGAAGACGGGCGCGCCCCTTTCCCTTGGAGGTGTATCCACCCTGCCGACAGGACGGCTAATAGGGCGGCATTCCTCCCATGTCACCTCCGCCGCCGGGAGCGGGCGGCTTTTCCTTCTCGGGAAGGTCGGTGATGGTCGCCTCGGTGGTAAGCAGCAGCCCGGCGATCGACGAAGCGTTCTGCAAGGCCGACCGGGTCACCTTGGCGGGATCGATGATCCCGGCGCCCATCAGGTCCGTCCACTCCATCCGGGCAGCGTCGAAGCCGGTGCCGCGCTCCTCGTGCTTGGCGCGCTCCACGACGATCGATCCGTCCAGCCCCGCGTTGGTCGCGATCTGCCGGATCGGTTCCTCCAGCGCGCGGCGCACGATCCGGTAGCCGACCTTCTCCGCCTCGGTGAGGCTGTCGGTGTCGTTGTCGTCGAGCGCCCGCACCGCCTGCACCAGGGTCACGCCGCCGCCCGGAATGATGCCTTCCTCGATCGCCGCGCGGGTCGCGGACAGCGCATCCTCGACCCGGTGCTTCTTCTCCTTGAGCTCCACCTCGGTGGCCGCGCCGACGTTGATCACCGCCACGCCGCCGGCCAGCTTGGCCAGCCGCTCCTGCAGCTTCTCGCGGTCGTAGTCGGAGGTGGTCTCGTCGATCTGCACCTTGATCTGCGCGATCCGGTCCTTGATGTCCTTCTCCTTGCCCGCGCCCTCGATGATGGTGGTGTTTTCCTTGTCGATGTTGACGCGCTTGGCGGAGCCGAGCTGGCTCACGTCGGTGTTCTCCAGCTTCAGGCCCAGCTCTTCGGAGATCACCTGGCCGCCGGTCAGGATCGAGATGTCCTCCAGCATCGCCTTGCGGCGGTCGCCGAAACCGGGCGCCTTGACGGCGCACACGTTCAGGGTGCCGCGCAGGTTGTTGACCACCAGGGTGGCCAGCGCCTCGCCTTCCACGTCCTCGGCGATCAGCAGCAGCGGCTTGCCCGCCTGCGCGATCTTCTCCAGCACCGGCAGCAGATCCTTCATGTTGGAGATCTTCTTGTCGTGGATCAGCACCAGTGGGTTCTCGAATACGGCGACCTGCGTGTCGCGGTTGGTCACGAAGTAGGGCGACAGGAAGCCGCGGTCGAACTGCATGCCCTCGACCACTTCCAGGTTGGTGTCCATCGACTTGGACTCTTCGACGGTGATCACGCCGTCCTTGCCGACCTTCTCCATGGCGTCGGCGATCAACTCGCCGATGTCGTTGTCGTTGTTGGCCGAGATCGCGGCGACCTGCGCAATCTCGCCCTTCTCCTTGATCTCCTTGGCGGTGTCCTGAATGTCCGCGACGGCGATCTCCACGGCACGACTCATGCCGCGCTTGATCTCCATGGGATTGATGTCGGCGGCCACCGAGCGCAGGCCCTCACGCACCATGGAGTAAGCCAGCACGGTGGCGGTAGTGGTACCGTCGCCCGCCACGTCGTTGGTCTTGGTGGCTACTTCCTTGAGAAGCTGCGCACCCATGTTCTCGAACGGCTCTTCCAGCTCGATTTCCTTCGCGATGGTCACGCCGTCGTTGGTGACGGTCGGGGCCCCAAATTTCTTGTCCAGTACGACGTTGCGGCCTTTTGGTCCGAGCGTCACCTTGACCGCCGTCGAAAGCTTTTCGACGCCCTTCAACAGCGACTTGCGAGCCGACTCGTCGAATTGCAACTGCTTCGCCATTACATTGCTCCTGACGATGTGAGATTGATGATTTAGGAATCGGCGAGAAGATACTAACAGCCCGGCCGCGAAGCAACAGTTTGTGGCTGCCCGGCGCCGCGCCCGGTGGCGCGGGGGAAATTGGCCGGGACACGTATGCTGCCGGCAAAGCAGGTGTGGCGGAGCCCGGCGGCGTCCTCCACCGTCAGGCCGCCGGCGGCGGTAATCCCGATCACCCTCACCTCCCGCGGCAGGCCGCGCGCGGCGCCGTCGAGCTGTACCCACTCACCGCGCAGCAGCAGCTTCCGATCCGCCGCCGGCGCCCACTCCGGCTCCGCCAGCAGCCGGTGCAGGGCCGCCAGGATCGCAGCCAGCAGCACCCAGCGCCGCACCCACCGCCCGCTCTGCAACCGGATCGACGAGGCGGGCAGCTCGCCGGGCGCGCCGGGCGGCAGGCCACGCCGCTGGTTGCAGGTCACCCCGACTCCGACGCTGTACCAGCCGCCGGTCCGTTCGCACAGGCAGCCGGCGATCTTGGCGCCGCCCGCCACCACGTCGTTGGGCCACTTGACCCGGCATGCCGGGCCGCCCTCCGCCTCGACCGCCCGCGCCACCGCCAGGCCGGTCAGCAGCGGCAGCCGTTGCGGCTGCGCGCCGACGCTGTCCGCCGACAGCAGCAGGTTGAACAGCAGGTTGCGGCGCGGCTCGCTGACCCAGCGCCGGGCTGCGGTACGGCCGCGGCCGCGGGTCTGATAGTCTGCGGTGATCAGCGCGCCGTGGTACGGCGCCAGGCGCACCAGCCGGCGCGCATCCTCGACGGTGGATCGGGTGCGCGGCAGGTGGTACTGCGGCGCCGCCGGCCACGGCGACTGCAGCGGTGGCCGGCGAAGCGGCCATGCCCCCGGTGCCGAGGCCGCCGGCGGCCGCCGCCTTGGGCGGGTATCCACGGCCCGCGCTACATCGAAACGAACAGTTCCTGCGGGCCGCGCAACAGCTCCAGGAAGTAGGAAGCGAACTCTGCCGCCGGCACGCCATCGACCACGCGATGGTCGAACGCCAGCGACACCGGCAGTACCCAGGCCGCGCGCACGACGCCGTCCACCACCGTCGGCGCCTGGTGTATGCGCCCGGCGCCGATGATCGCCACCTGCGGCGGATAGATCATCGGCGAGGCGAACATGCCGCCGAACGGGCCGAAGTTGGTCAGGCTGAACGTGCCGCCGCGCAGATCCTTGATGCTGATCTGCCGTCCCTTCGCGCGCTCGACCATGTCCTTCATCTCGGTGTCTATCTGGCGGATGGTCTTGTTCTCGACATTGTGTATGACCGGCAGCATCAACCCCGCCTCGGTGTTCACCGCCACCCCGATGTTGATGTCCTTGAATACCGTCAGCTCTTCCGACATCGGGTTGAAGTGGGCGTTGAGCACCGGATAACGGCGCAGCGCCGTGGCGAGCGCCTTCATGAAGAACGGCTGGAAGCTCACCCGGACGTCGCGCCCGTGGTTGACCTTGGCGCGCAGTTCCACCAGGTCGTCCACCACACCCGTGTCGAAGATGGTGGCGGTGGGGATCTTGCGGCTGCTCTCCATGGTGTGAGCGATCGTCTTGCGCAGGATGGTCAGTTCGACCGTCTGCCCGAGCGGCAGGTGGGAAGGGGTAACCAGCGGATCGTCGATCAGCGGGAACGCGAAGTCGGAGCGCCCGGCGCGTGGCGGGGCCGCGGCCGGCGCGCCGGCCGCCGCTCGCTCCACGTCTTCGCGCTGAATCCGGCCGCCGGCCGTATCCGGGGTTACGCGCGCCAGGTCGACACCGAGGTCACGCGCCAGACGGCGCGCGGCCGGGGTGACCAGCGGCTCGGCGGCGCCTGCACCGTCGCGCGACCGGGAGCCGTCGTTGGCAGCGCGGGCGCCGTCCTCGGGTGCGCCATCCGCCTCGGTTTCGGCCGGCTCGGCGGCGCCGGCCGGCGCGTCCAGTTCGTCGCTCGCCGGCAGCGAGTTGGGCGCGGCGTCGAGGGTGCCCACCAGCGCCTGGAACTCGTGCCCGCCGTTGCTCGCGACGGCGCCGGTCGCCGCGACGCTGCCGTCGTCCGCGCCGTCGGCAGCGTCGATGAATGCCAGCGTCTCCCCGACGCCGATCCGGTCTCCCACCGCGGAGCCGAACCTGACCACGACCCCGCTGCGCGGCGAAGCGATCTCCGCCACCACCTTGTCGGTCTCGACGATCGCCAGGATGTCGCCGGCCTCCACCTCGGCGCCGGGTTCCACCTTGAATTCGAGGATCTTGCCCTCGGTAAGACCCTCACCGATATCGGGAAACTTGAATTCGTAACTCATCGATGGTTCCTCATGCTTTGTCTGACTCAATACTGCCGGACTCAATGCTTGTCGGACTCAAGGCTTGTCTGCAAGGTCACGGCGCGGCGAGCCCTCTAAAACTCGACCGTCTCCCGCACCGCGTCAACGATGTGTTCGGCGGTGAGGAAGTAGAAGCGCTCGGCAGCCGGCAGGGGGATCACGGCATCGCTGCCGGTGACCCGGCGCGGCGGTGCATCCAAGTGCATGAACAGCTCCTCGGTCGCCAGCGCCATCAACTCCGCCGCCACGCCGAACGAGCGCGGACCCTCGTGCACCACCACCAGGCGGCCGGTCTTGCGCACCGAGTCGAGCACCGTGTCGCAATCGTACGGGTAGATGGTGCGCAGGTCGATCAACTCGACGCCGATGCCCTGGCCGTGAAACCAGGCGGCCGCGGTGCGCGCCTCGCGCATCATCGCCCCGTACGCAATCAGCGTGACGGCGTCGCCCGCGCGTTCCACCCGCGCCCGCCCGAGCGGCAGGACGTAGGGCGCATCCGGGATTGCCTGCTGCGGCGAGTGGTAGGATCGCTTGGGCTCCATGTAGATCACCGGGTCCGGATCCCGGATCGCGGCGAGCAGTAGTCCCTTGGCATCGTGCGGCGTGGAAGGGATTACCACCTTGAGGCCGGGCACGTGCCCGAACGTCGCCTCCATGCTCTCGGAGTGATGCTCGAGGGCCTTCAGGTTGCCGCCGTACGGCATGCGCACCACCATCGGCAGAGTGAGCGCTGCGCGGCTGCGGTTGCGGGTGCGCGCGGCGTGGCACACGATCTGGTTGAACGCCGGCCACACGAACCCGCTGAACTGAATCTCCACCACCGGCTTGAGGCCCGCCATCGCCATGCCCACGGCGGTGCCGACCAGGCCGCTCTCGGCAATCGGGGAGTCGAAGCAACGGCGCTTGCCGAAGCGGCTCTGCAGGCCGGCGGTTGCCTGGAACACGCCGCCGTTGACGCCGATGTCCTCGCCGTACACGACCACCGCGTCATCTTCCTGCAGCGCGTCAGCGAGCGCCGCGTTGATGGCGCCGAGCAGCGTCGAGGACTTCACGTTCCGGTCCGCTCCAGCCGCCGCCGCCGCTCGGCCAACTGGCGCAGCATCAGCGGCGGCATCTCCGCGTACACGTAGCGGAAGGTGTCCTCCACGGAGGGCCGTTCGAACGGTTCCACGGCGTCGAACTCGCGGCGCGCTCGCTCGCGCGCCGCGGTGATCACCGCGGCGAGTTCGGCGTCATCCATCAGCCCGCGCGCGCGCAGCAGCTTCTGCAGGCGCACGATCGGGTCGCGGCTCTGCCACTCGGCAACCTCTTCGTCGCTGCGGTAGCGCTTCGGATCGTCGGAGGTGGTGTGCGGTCCGATCCGGTAGGTGACGCCTTCGATCAGCGTGGGCCCGCCGCCGGCACGCGCGCGGGCGGCGGCCGCCGCGGTCACGGCGTACACGGCGGTCACGTCATTGCCGTCCACCTGCACGCCCTCGAAGCCGTACGCAGCCGCCTTCTGCGCGATGGTGGCGCCGGCCGCCTGCTGATCGCGGTGCACGGAAATCGCGTACTGGTTGTTCTGCACGAAGAAGATGGTGCCCGCCTGCCACAGCCCGGCGAAGTTCAAGGCTTCATGGAAGTCGCCCTCGGAGGTGCCGCCGTCGCCGACGAAGCCGATGGCGATGCGGTCGCTGCCCTGATAGCGCTCGGCGAACGCCAGGCCGACCGCGTGCGGCAACTGCGAGCCGATCGGCAGCACGATCGGCGTGACGTGGTACAGCTCGCGCTCGAAGGCGCTGCCATGCTCGTTGCCGAGCCAGTACAGGAAAAACTGCTTCAGCGGCACCCCGCGCGTCAGCAGGCCGCCGAGTTCGCGGTAGGTGGGCACGATCCAGTCGTCTTCGCGCAACGCCATGACCGCGCCGACGCTGTTCGCCTCCTGGCCGGTGGCCGGCGGGTAGGTGCCGAGCCGGCCCTGGCGGTTGAGGCTGAACGCCCACTCGTCGGCGGCGCGTGCCTGCACCATGTGGCGATAGGCGGTGCGCAGTTGCGCGTCGTTCATCGCGTAGCAACAGTAGGCGGGATCGGCGGTGTAGGTGCCGTCCGGCGCCAGCATCTGGACCATCTCTCTCACCGCTGCCCCCGCGCGTGTGCATGGCCGGCCTGCGCACGTTCGGTTGCATTCGTCGGACCGTTGCTGACGGAGGGCAAGGTGGACCGCGCGCGGCGGCTGAGGACGAATCCGGTCTGGACGATCCGGATCAACTCCACGGCCGACTCCACCACCCGTTTCAGACTGTTGTTGATCCTTTCCTCCTCGCCGGCGTCGATGACGTCATCGCCATCAAGTGACTCGGTGATCGCCAGGTTGAGGTCCGCCACCGCGCCGATGAGCAGCGACATCTGGCGCGACAGGTGCTTGTAGGAGAACGCGGCCTTGGTGTCCACGACGCGGGAAATCGACTCCATGTGCCCGAGGATGTTGCGCAGCGAGTGCACCATCCTCGGGTTGGGGTTGGTCTCCAACTCGAGGCGCCAGTTTTCGAGACGCGTCGTCGCCTTTGCCAGCAGATCCTGCAGGTCGGCATTGGACGGCAACCGACGCTCCTGTGGATATTGCACCTTTACAGGAGGGTATGTCATTCCGTACCATTACGGCAACCGTGGCGCCGTACCCAAGAGGTAAGGGAGAGGTCTGCAAAACCTTTATGCACCGGTTCGATTCCGGTCGGCGCCTTGCTCATCCCGCCCGCCCTGCCGCCGGTTGCGCGGCGCCTGCGAAGTAGGCACGGAGAAACCGGCTCACGCCCTCGTCGTCATTCCCGAACAGCGTCACGGCGCGCGCGCACTCGC
This genomic stretch from Spirochaetaceae bacterium harbors:
- a CDS encoding dihydrolipoamide acetyltransferase family protein; amino-acid sequence: MSYEFKFPDIGEGLTEGKILEFKVEPGAEVEAGDILAIVETDKVVAEIASPRSGVVVRFGSAVGDRIGVGETLAFIDAADGADDGSVAATGAVASNGGHEFQALVGTLDAAPNSLPASDELDAPAGAAEPAETEADGAPEDGARAANDGSRSRDGAGAAEPLVTPAARRLARDLGVDLARVTPDTAGGRIQREDVERAAAGAPAAAPPRAGRSDFAFPLIDDPLVTPSHLPLGQTVELTILRKTIAHTMESSRKIPTATIFDTGVVDDLVELRAKVNHGRDVRVSFQPFFMKALATALRRYPVLNAHFNPMSEELTVFKDINIGVAVNTEAGLMLPVIHNVENKTIRQIDTEMKDMVERAKGRQISIKDLRGGTFSLTNFGPFGGMFASPMIYPPQVAIIGAGRIHQAPTVVDGVVRAAWVLPVSLAFDHRVVDGVPAAEFASYFLELLRGPQELFVSM
- the secD gene encoding protein translocase subunit SecD, which encodes MTKRLRLILILAFVAVAVWFLTPTVRWYLILTGDQRREANASREQIRVLARQRADEDLNRLIELARNDPGDPVPDDLGYLVPAARERLRVERRDVPRTWDVATVVNVFPSEGETFVAMEDHHRSELLALKDLRSRSIQLGLDLSGGMYVVIEPDLESLSAQTGATLSAVEEDRALRRALEVLNNRIDQFGVTEPQIRQRGDNQIVVEMPGAPDPERMRSFILGKGRLNFHIVDTEGLARFRRYQAENPGSFLGPDGQPRDDTILTAGTVLRGRYEKDAYGVDQLLGYTVINDEIGLEGSYIQQAQVSRDPITQQPTVIFNLTGEGGDIFFKLTSENVGNVMAVVLDDRVKAAATISEPIRNQVQVTGFTQSEAEDLALVLETGALPVPLDILSQQAIGASLGEDAIRTGLNSIALGMAAVLIFMLVYYKGAGLVADLALVLNLFFLVSVLSVFNFTLTLPSIAGVILTVGMAVDANVIIFERIKEEYRLGKSASAAVTAGFGKAFWTVMDANITTFIAAIALSQLGSGPIQGFAVTLSVGVVSSMFTALVVSRLIFDFFTETLHVERLSIDWRRRAGLGPAGEAA
- the groL gene encoding chaperonin GroEL (60 kDa chaperone family; promotes refolding of misfolded polypeptides especially under stressful conditions; forms two stacked rings of heptamers to form a barrel-shaped 14mer; ends can be capped by GroES; misfolded proteins enter the barrel where they are refolded when GroES binds) gives rise to the protein MAKQLQFDESARKSLLKGVEKLSTAVKVTLGPKGRNVVLDKKFGAPTVTNDGVTIAKEIELEEPFENMGAQLLKEVATKTNDVAGDGTTTATVLAYSMVREGLRSVAADINPMEIKRGMSRAVEIAVADIQDTAKEIKEKGEIAQVAAISANNDNDIGELIADAMEKVGKDGVITVEESKSMDTNLEVVEGMQFDRGFLSPYFVTNRDTQVAVFENPLVLIHDKKISNMKDLLPVLEKIAQAGKPLLLIAEDVEGEALATLVVNNLRGTLNVCAVKAPGFGDRRKAMLEDISILTGGQVISEELGLKLENTDVSQLGSAKRVNIDKENTTIIEGAGKEKDIKDRIAQIKVQIDETTSDYDREKLQERLAKLAGGVAVINVGAATEVELKEKKHRVEDALSATRAAIEEGIIPGGGVTLVQAVRALDDNDTDSLTEAEKVGYRIVRRALEEPIRQIATNAGLDGSIVVERAKHEERGTGFDAARMEWTDLMGAGIIDPAKVTRSALQNASSIAGLLLTTEATITDLPEKEKPPAPGGGGDMGGMPPY
- the yajC gene encoding preprotein translocase subunit YajC codes for the protein MNDTAFNMLALLQFDAGGGAAGGQLATMLVTFGLIIMIFYFLVIRPQNRRQKETKAMLAQLKKGDRVQTSGGIRGVVTAVKEDAVTVKVDDATKIEFAKASITSIIEQRQGESRPASQDKEQS
- a CDS encoding alpha-ketoacid dehydrogenase subunit beta; the encoded protein is MKSSTLLGAINAALADALQEDDAVVVYGEDIGVNGGVFQATAGLQSRFGKRRCFDSPIAESGLVGTAVGMAMAGLKPVVEIQFSGFVWPAFNQIVCHAARTRNRSRAALTLPMVVRMPYGGNLKALEHHSESMEATFGHVPGLKVVIPSTPHDAKGLLLAAIRDPDPVIYMEPKRSYHSPQQAIPDAPYVLPLGRARVERAGDAVTLIAYGAMMREARTAAAWFHGQGIGVELIDLRTIYPYDCDTVLDSVRKTGRLVVVHEGPRSFGVAAELMALATEELFMHLDAPPRRVTGSDAVIPLPAAERFYFLTAEHIVDAVRETVEF
- the pdhA gene encoding pyruvate dehydrogenase (acetyl-transferring) E1 component subunit alpha, producing MVQMLAPDGTYTADPAYCCYAMNDAQLRTAYRHMVQARAADEWAFSLNRQGRLGTYPPATGQEANSVGAVMALREDDWIVPTYRELGGLLTRGVPLKQFFLYWLGNEHGSAFERELYHVTPIVLPIGSQLPHAVGLAFAERYQGSDRIAIGFVGDGGTSEGDFHEALNFAGLWQAGTIFFVQNNQYAISVHRDQQAAGATIAQKAAAYGFEGVQVDGNDVTAVYAVTAAAAARARAGGGPTLIEGVTYRIGPHTTSDDPKRYRSDEEVAEWQSRDPIVRLQKLLRARGLMDDAELAAVITAARERARREFDAVEPFERPSVEDTFRYVYAEMPPLMLRQLAERRRRLERTGT
- the secF gene encoding protein translocase subunit SecF, translated to MKRVIPFTNLRAQMAVLSAALIVAGIVATMLRGGVNLSVDLSGGVAQQFQVAPVALAISDGGAGLEPELTPPDPLLGRAGFLTVQWAQDGTARRRVLDFDEFSTIGAIADELRTIPGVEVELAAPPATPAEQLQAPGFREAGQTLVLGYLDPGAPGEAPIEAVRAAFEPIRTSLQATGAPGEQRYIVRTDLVVDEAGEPDQQATEARIFELLAAAFGADRITIQQTDFVGPSFSRLLGEQAVWLITVAFALIFVYILFRFRAAFAVGALLALIHDIAIMLGVLGTLQLEISTATIAAVLTIVGYSLNDTIVIFDRIRENDTLMRDAAPELVINTSITQSLSRTLITSVTTLVAVLAIYLFSTSSIKTFALSLMIGVVVGTYSSMFVAAPTVLIWRRIQARRSRPVAQPSAPAAAGAVAQPA